In Heptranchias perlo isolate sHepPer1 chromosome 7, sHepPer1.hap1, whole genome shotgun sequence, a genomic segment contains:
- the LOC137324016 gene encoding gamma-crystallin S-1-like, translated as MGKIIFYEDRNFQGQHHESSTDCSDLSSYFSRCNSIRVENDWWVVYEKPNYMGYQYVLSKGEYPDYQRWMGYNDNIRSCRTYPYSSSNSYRMKIYERPDFGGQMMEFMDDCPSVYDRFHHRDIHSCHVMDGYWTFYEHPNYMGRQYFMRPGEYKRFGDWGGSCPSVGSFRRMMHY; from the exons ATGGGAAAG ATCATCTTTTACGAGGACAGGAACTTCCAGGGTCAGCACCACGAGTCCAGTACTGACTGTTCTGACCTGTCCTCTTACTTCAGTCGCTGCAACTCCATCCGTGTTGAGAATGACTGGTGGGTGGTGTATGAGAAACCCAATTACATGGGATACCAGTATGTTCTGAGCAAGGGAGAATATCCTGACTACCAGCGCTGGATGGGATACAACGACAACATCAGGTCATGTCGCACTTACCCATAC TCCAGCAGTAACTCCTACAGAATGAAGATTTACGAGAGGCCTGACTTTGGAGGACAGATGATGGAATTCATGGATGACTGTCCATCTGTCTACGATCGTTTCCACCACCGTGACATTCACTCCTGCCATGTGATGGACGGTTACTGGACCTTCTATGAACATCCCAACTACATGGGAAGGCAGTACTTCATGAGACCCGGTGAATACAAGCGGTTTGGTGACTGGGGCGGCAGTTGTCCATCTGTTGGTTCCTTCCGTCGTATGATGCATTACTAA